A part of Amycolatopsis lurida genomic DNA contains:
- a CDS encoding metal ABC transporter substrate-binding protein encodes MANLRKTVCALAASALVLSACSGPAGGTDDKRPVVLTTFTVLADIASNVAGDKLRVESITKPGAEIHGYEPTPDDIKKAAKADLILDNGLNLEAWFARFVKESDAPHKVVSEGVQPIAIGEDAYQGKPNPHAWMSPTNVGIYVDNMVKAFSELSSGDAAVFKSNGDAYKAKLKEVRDEMTAALSGLPQNERALVTCEGAFSYLARDTGLTERYIWAVNAEQQATPQQITRAIEFVKQNKVPAVFCESTVSDAPMQQVVSATGAAFGGVLYVDSLSGPEGPVPTYLDLIRHDSKTIVAALTGAKP; translated from the coding sequence ATGGCGAATCTGCGCAAGACCGTGTGCGCGCTGGCGGCGTCCGCACTCGTCCTGTCCGCTTGCAGCGGTCCCGCCGGCGGGACCGACGACAAGCGGCCGGTCGTGCTGACCACGTTCACGGTCCTGGCGGACATCGCCTCGAACGTCGCGGGCGACAAGCTCCGGGTCGAGTCGATCACCAAACCCGGCGCCGAAATCCACGGCTACGAGCCCACCCCGGACGACATCAAGAAGGCCGCGAAGGCCGACCTGATCCTCGACAACGGACTGAACCTGGAGGCGTGGTTCGCCCGGTTCGTCAAGGAGAGCGACGCCCCGCACAAGGTGGTCAGCGAGGGTGTCCAGCCCATCGCCATCGGCGAAGACGCCTATCAGGGAAAGCCGAACCCGCACGCGTGGATGTCTCCGACGAATGTGGGTATCTACGTGGACAACATGGTGAAGGCGTTCAGCGAGCTCTCCTCCGGCGACGCCGCCGTGTTCAAGTCCAATGGCGACGCCTACAAGGCGAAACTGAAGGAGGTGCGGGACGAGATGACGGCTGCGCTGAGCGGGCTGCCGCAGAACGAGCGAGCGCTGGTCACCTGCGAAGGCGCCTTCTCCTATCTAGCGCGCGACACCGGCCTCACCGAGCGGTACATCTGGGCGGTCAACGCCGAACAGCAGGCCACGCCGCAGCAGATCACCCGCGCCATCGAATTCGTCAAGCAGAACAAGGTCCCCGCGGTGTTCTGCGAGTCGACCGTCTCCGACGCCCCGATGCAGCAGGTCGTCTCCGCGACCGGTGCCGCGTTCGGTGGCGTCCTGTACGTAGATTCCCTGTCCGGTCCCGAAGGCCCGGTGCCGACCTACCTCGACCTCATCCGCCACGACTCGAAGACGATCGTCGCGGCCCTCACCGGAGCGAAGCCGTGA
- a CDS encoding HNH endonuclease signature motif containing protein, whose protein sequence is MALLENLTDPAVLAPVNDVVDSLDDKDSVAVAQAASAGIARLEAIRFRAVAQLNRHRSGARSVTQEVAFALSVVDNHAGAVVAAADALTTRLPRTLGLMDQGKLGGFGAMKVAAATAWLSDTDARAVDAVLEDRIADKNPGQVRKAANHAANTIDPDGAGRRAEGHRNGRRLSLRHGEIGVASIEVEDAPVEKAAAAYRRIDREARALKTEGETRTLDQLRADVALDLLLGGQGGAGERSEVFLYMDLFTYLGLNDDPAELAGHGSVPAGLARQIASGSDTVLRRIITDPLSGQVLDLGRDRYRPTAGLAEFVRVRDRECRRPGCHRPAQACDLDHSLPWQHGGHTADTELIDLCRRDHRLKDEPGWTYRLASDGTLTIITPTGQAYDSTPPPLHQPRPPADQPPPF, encoded by the coding sequence GTGGCGCTTCTGGAAAATCTCACCGACCCGGCCGTGCTAGCCCCGGTGAACGATGTGGTGGATTCCTTGGACGACAAGGATTCCGTCGCTGTCGCGCAGGCGGCGTCGGCGGGGATCGCGCGGCTGGAAGCGATCCGGTTCCGGGCTGTGGCGCAGCTGAACCGGCACCGTTCCGGCGCCCGGAGCGTCACCCAGGAGGTGGCGTTCGCGCTGTCTGTGGTGGACAATCACGCGGGCGCGGTGGTCGCCGCGGCCGACGCGTTGACCACCCGCCTGCCCCGCACCCTCGGGTTGATGGACCAAGGGAAACTCGGCGGGTTCGGTGCGATGAAGGTCGCCGCGGCCACCGCGTGGCTGTCGGATACCGACGCGCGCGCTGTTGACGCGGTCCTGGAGGACCGGATCGCGGACAAGAATCCCGGCCAGGTCCGCAAGGCCGCCAATCACGCGGCGAACACCATCGATCCGGACGGTGCGGGCAGGCGGGCCGAGGGGCATCGGAACGGTCGGCGTCTCAGTCTGCGTCACGGTGAGATTGGGGTGGCGTCGATCGAGGTCGAAGACGCCCCGGTGGAGAAGGCGGCCGCCGCCTACCGGCGCATCGACCGCGAAGCGCGAGCCCTGAAGACCGAGGGTGAGACCCGCACGCTGGACCAGTTGCGTGCGGATGTCGCTCTCGATCTCCTGCTGGGCGGCCAAGGTGGTGCGGGTGAGCGTAGTGAGGTGTTTCTGTACATGGATCTGTTCACCTATCTCGGTCTGAACGATGATCCGGCGGAGCTGGCCGGGCACGGGTCTGTTCCCGCGGGACTGGCGCGCCAGATCGCGTCCGGCTCGGACACGGTGTTGCGGCGGATCATCACCGACCCCCTCTCCGGGCAAGTACTCGATCTCGGCCGGGACCGCTATCGGCCGACAGCGGGGCTGGCCGAGTTCGTGCGGGTGCGAGACCGGGAATGCCGAAGACCCGGCTGCCACCGCCCCGCCCAGGCCTGCGACCTCGACCACTCGCTGCCGTGGCAGCACGGCGGCCACACCGCCGACACCGAACTGATCGATCTCTGCCGCCGCGACCACCGCTTGAAAGACGAACCCGGCTGGACCTACCGGCTCGCATCGGACGGCACCCTCACCATCATCACCCCCACCGGCCAGGCCTACGACAGCACGCCTCCGCCGCTCCACCAACCCCGGCCACCAGCCGACCAACCGCCACCGTTCTGA
- a CDS encoding metal ABC transporter ATP-binding protein, translating into MTAAIRVEDVTVHYGDVLALDGVDVTLEHGHVCGLVGMNGSGKSTLFKTIMGMVRPDTGTVSIDGGTPARARKTGVIGYVPQSEDVDWSFPLSVRDVVMTGRYGRLGFTRRPRRADHEAVDHALERVELTELAGRQIGRLSGGQRKRAFVARGIAQDARVLLLDEPFAGVDKRSEATITRLLKELAADGAAVLISTHDLHALPGLADEAILLMRKVLAHGSPGEVLRPENLALAFGLDVLQREEELA; encoded by the coding sequence GTGACGGCCGCGATCCGCGTCGAGGACGTCACCGTCCACTACGGCGACGTCCTCGCGCTCGACGGTGTCGACGTCACGCTCGAACACGGGCACGTCTGCGGACTGGTCGGGATGAACGGCTCCGGCAAGTCGACGCTGTTCAAGACCATCATGGGCATGGTCCGGCCGGACACCGGCACGGTGTCGATCGACGGTGGCACCCCCGCCCGCGCCCGCAAGACCGGCGTGATCGGGTACGTGCCGCAGAGCGAGGACGTCGACTGGTCGTTCCCGTTGTCGGTGCGGGATGTCGTGATGACCGGCCGCTACGGGCGTCTCGGCTTCACCAGGCGTCCGCGCCGCGCCGACCACGAAGCCGTCGACCACGCGCTGGAGCGGGTGGAGCTGACCGAACTCGCCGGACGCCAGATCGGCCGGTTGTCCGGCGGACAGCGCAAACGCGCGTTCGTCGCGCGCGGTATCGCCCAAGACGCCCGCGTCCTCCTGCTGGATGAGCCGTTCGCCGGTGTGGACAAGCGGTCGGAAGCCACGATCACCCGGCTGCTCAAGGAACTCGCGGCCGACGGCGCCGCGGTCCTGATCTCCACGCACGACCTGCACGCGCTGCCCGGCCTTGCCGACGAGGCGATCCTGCTGATGCGCAAGGTGCTCGCGCACGGCTCCCCCGGCGAGGTGCTCCGGCCCGAAAATCTCGCGCTGGCCTTCGGACTCGACGTCCTGCAACGGGAAGAAGAACTCGCGTGA
- a CDS encoding DNA repair ATPase: MTTTEPAAGTEQLDAGTYEVLRARLAAQAAELAKRADELNKARLGVFGSAQLALIGTERIRTANNCVPRDVVSVGGRMLFGYNVFIGLKPETTVDDVFSLHGFSHDMEDTVAFRFDDVPAEELPELLRDEQFVRDFAELYRYYRQAKLLQLRRVEGKLLAVFQIGPRTEDIRVLRWGIAADGSVSYVDSRGERDHVFPPSHDFEWIETSREQHVLGRHPHISIEDEVFVETVGGNLTIKVENNTETGEGVYAEAVDEPLQSLADAEVSYARIGPLILLRVLPYKETVHRYLVFNTRTRDVVRLDGIGQACQRLPEDHGIIFPGGYYLDTGVSRTFDTTVDGLEFERVIRSPNGEDVLYVFHARADGRSLLLPYNVIRKEVSNPIPCHGYSLFDDGTMVLFRALSDEPSRVHPMQVWRTPFQSDTYAASQPAGTGPLERVGNADLVRGISDCLSIGRMVGEMAPSAAVFEALIAACARVFDHYHWLGEAELGDLRSPLSDVRVTAEQVLDEFETVTALTSQAADAVEEAAAETASLVRKVRGEALNAADAWVRRLAEMHRARGHLVTVRELRYVDTDRVDKLIADLDGNFSEAAQRAVRFLQGEDAFTSYHAEVDGLIEAAGAISTVAEAVPVAEQLDEQSGGLEVLTDVVGGLDIADAVVRTKILERVGEVIGAVNRARATLEARRKELLETEGRAEFAAEFALLAQAITGGLAVADTPDRCDEQLGRLLLQLENLESRFGEFDDFLASLGEKRTDVYEAFSSRKQALLDERARRADRLVDSAERILSSVTRRVGTLGSVDEINTYFASDPMVAKLRSVVTELRDLGDQVRAEELEGRVKAARQEAGRALRDRLDLYGENGETIRLGRNTFAVNTQDIDLTLVPHDGGMKFAITGTDYRSPVRDSSFEATRPYWDQLLVSESPEVYRAEYLATSILAEQPELPEADLLDVVRRVAGDRYDEGYARGVHDHDAAAILAVLLRLRSAAGLLRYPPAARAAAQLFWAFGAEEAAKSAWTTRAASLARVREAFGHTTAIDALARELTEAMSAFATSSGLTLDLELAGEYLFEELADASPGFVTSAGARTLLDKFRLDRRSFAEDLRALEDLADRHQLAEAWLQSFVDSSGLSRDELAEAVAIELADLPRYDSSAELSATVDGLLGSHPRIVNRSLTLRLDETLARTLRFRRDRVPGFRAYQRLRNDLVAAERDRLRLSEYKPKVMSAFVRNRLLDEVYLPLIGDNLAKQLGATGDARRTDQSGLLLLISPPGYGKTTLMEYVASRLGLVFVKVNGPALGHEVTSVDPADAPNATARQEVEKISFALEQGNNVLLYLDDIQHTSPELLQKFISLCDAQRRMEGVWEGRTRTYDLRGKRFAVCMAGNPYTEQGKRFRIPDMLANRADVWNLGDVLSGKEDLFALSYIENSLTANTVLAPLVSRERSDVDVLVRLARGDGSVRADQLKHSYSATELEQILAVLRKLIKVQRIVLTNNQAYIASAAQADSSRVEPPFQLQGSYRNMNKLAGRIVPAMNDAELEALIDDHYAGEAQTLTSGAEANLLKLAELRGRLSSSEAKRWADVKAAYLRAQALGGDDEDPMSRAVGAMGLLADRVGAVEAAIERASERMVVRDVV, translated from the coding sequence GTGACGACGACCGAACCGGCGGCGGGAACGGAGCAGCTGGACGCGGGCACCTACGAGGTGCTCCGCGCCCGGCTCGCCGCACAGGCCGCCGAACTGGCGAAACGCGCGGACGAGCTCAACAAGGCGCGGCTCGGGGTCTTCGGCAGCGCGCAGCTCGCGCTGATCGGCACGGAGCGGATCCGCACCGCGAACAACTGCGTGCCGCGGGACGTCGTGTCGGTCGGCGGGCGGATGCTGTTCGGCTACAACGTCTTCATCGGGCTCAAACCGGAGACGACGGTCGACGACGTCTTCTCGCTGCACGGCTTCAGTCACGACATGGAAGACACTGTAGCGTTCCGCTTCGACGACGTGCCTGCCGAAGAGCTGCCGGAGCTGCTGCGCGACGAGCAGTTCGTCCGCGACTTCGCCGAGCTGTACCGGTACTACCGGCAGGCGAAGCTGCTGCAGCTGCGGCGGGTCGAGGGCAAACTGCTCGCGGTGTTCCAGATCGGTCCGCGGACCGAGGACATCCGGGTACTGCGCTGGGGCATCGCCGCCGACGGCTCTGTGTCCTATGTGGACAGCCGAGGCGAACGGGACCACGTGTTCCCGCCGTCGCACGACTTCGAATGGATCGAGACGAGCCGCGAGCAGCATGTTCTCGGGCGGCATCCGCATATCTCGATCGAGGACGAGGTGTTCGTCGAGACCGTCGGCGGCAACCTGACGATCAAGGTCGAGAACAACACCGAAACCGGTGAGGGCGTTTACGCCGAGGCGGTCGACGAGCCGCTGCAGAGCCTCGCCGACGCCGAGGTCTCCTACGCCAGGATCGGCCCGCTGATCCTGCTGCGGGTGTTGCCGTACAAGGAGACCGTGCACCGGTACCTGGTCTTCAACACCCGCACCCGGGACGTGGTGCGCCTCGACGGGATCGGGCAGGCGTGCCAGCGGCTGCCCGAGGACCACGGGATCATCTTCCCCGGGGGTTACTACCTCGACACGGGTGTCAGCAGGACGTTCGACACCACCGTGGACGGCCTCGAGTTCGAGCGCGTGATCCGCTCGCCCAACGGGGAGGACGTGCTCTACGTCTTCCACGCGCGGGCCGACGGTCGTTCGCTTCTCCTGCCGTACAACGTGATCCGCAAAGAGGTCTCGAACCCGATCCCGTGCCACGGGTACTCGCTGTTCGACGACGGCACGATGGTGCTGTTCCGCGCGCTGTCCGACGAGCCGAGCCGCGTGCACCCGATGCAGGTGTGGCGGACGCCGTTCCAGTCCGACACCTACGCCGCGTCGCAGCCCGCCGGGACCGGACCGCTGGAGCGGGTCGGCAACGCCGATCTGGTCCGCGGGATCTCCGACTGTCTCTCGATCGGCCGGATGGTCGGCGAGATGGCGCCGTCGGCGGCGGTGTTCGAAGCTCTGATCGCCGCGTGCGCACGGGTCTTCGACCACTACCACTGGCTCGGCGAGGCCGAACTCGGTGACCTGCGGTCGCCGCTGTCGGACGTGCGGGTCACCGCGGAACAGGTGCTCGACGAGTTCGAGACGGTCACCGCGCTCACCTCGCAGGCGGCCGACGCCGTCGAGGAGGCCGCCGCGGAAACCGCCTCGCTCGTGCGGAAGGTGCGGGGCGAGGCGCTGAACGCGGCCGACGCGTGGGTGCGCAGGCTCGCCGAAATGCACCGCGCGCGAGGACATCTCGTCACCGTGCGGGAACTGCGCTATGTCGACACCGACCGCGTCGACAAGCTGATCGCCGACCTCGACGGGAATTTCAGCGAAGCCGCTCAGCGTGCCGTCCGGTTCTTGCAGGGCGAGGACGCGTTCACGAGCTACCACGCCGAGGTCGACGGGCTGATCGAGGCCGCGGGCGCGATCTCCACGGTCGCCGAGGCCGTCCCGGTCGCCGAACAGCTGGACGAGCAATCCGGCGGACTTGAGGTCCTCACCGACGTGGTCGGCGGCCTGGACATCGCGGACGCCGTGGTGCGGACGAAGATCCTCGAGCGCGTCGGCGAGGTCATCGGCGCGGTCAACCGGGCGCGGGCCACCCTCGAAGCGCGTCGCAAGGAGCTGCTGGAGACCGAGGGCAGGGCGGAGTTCGCCGCCGAGTTCGCGCTGCTCGCGCAGGCGATCACGGGTGGGCTCGCGGTCGCGGACACTCCCGACCGGTGCGACGAACAACTCGGCAGATTGCTGTTGCAGCTGGAGAACCTCGAATCGCGGTTCGGCGAGTTCGACGACTTCCTCGCGTCGCTCGGTGAGAAGCGCACCGACGTCTACGAGGCGTTTTCCTCGCGCAAACAGGCGCTGCTCGACGAGCGGGCGCGTCGCGCGGACCGGCTGGTCGACTCGGCCGAGCGGATCCTCTCGAGCGTCACCAGGCGGGTCGGCACACTCGGCTCGGTCGACGAGATCAACACCTACTTCGCTTCCGATCCGATGGTCGCGAAGCTGCGCAGCGTGGTCACCGAACTCCGGGACCTCGGCGACCAGGTGCGCGCCGAGGAACTGGAAGGCCGGGTCAAGGCCGCCCGCCAGGAGGCAGGCCGCGCACTGCGTGACCGGCTCGACCTCTACGGCGAGAACGGCGAGACGATCCGCCTCGGCCGCAACACCTTCGCGGTCAACACGCAGGACATCGACCTCACCCTGGTGCCGCACGACGGCGGGATGAAGTTCGCGATCACCGGGACCGACTACCGCTCGCCCGTACGGGATTCCTCCTTCGAGGCGACGCGGCCGTACTGGGATCAGCTGCTGGTCTCGGAATCGCCCGAGGTCTACCGCGCCGAATATTTGGCGACGTCGATTCTGGCCGAACAGCCGGAGCTGCCGGAAGCCGATCTGCTGGACGTCGTCCGGCGGGTGGCGGGGGACCGCTACGACGAGGGTTACGCGCGGGGTGTGCACGACCACGACGCCGCGGCGATCCTGGCCGTGCTGTTGCGCCTGCGGTCCGCCGCGGGGCTGCTGCGGTATCCGCCCGCCGCTCGTGCCGCCGCCCAGCTGTTCTGGGCTTTCGGTGCCGAAGAAGCGGCGAAGTCCGCCTGGACGACGCGCGCCGCGTCGCTCGCGCGGGTACGGGAGGCGTTCGGGCACACCACGGCGATCGACGCGCTGGCGCGGGAACTCACCGAGGCGATGTCGGCCTTCGCCACGTCGTCCGGCTTGACGCTGGACCTCGAACTCGCCGGCGAGTACCTGTTCGAGGAACTGGCCGACGCGTCGCCGGGTTTCGTCACCAGCGCCGGCGCGCGGACCCTGCTCGACAAGTTCCGGCTCGACCGCCGGAGCTTCGCCGAAGACCTGCGCGCCCTCGAAGACCTCGCGGACCGTCACCAGCTCGCCGAGGCCTGGCTTCAGTCCTTTGTGGACTCGTCCGGTCTCTCTCGGGATGAACTCGCGGAGGCCGTCGCGATCGAACTGGCCGACCTGCCCCGTTACGATTCCTCGGCGGAGCTTTCGGCCACTGTGGACGGTCTGCTCGGCTCGCATCCGCGGATCGTGAACCGTTCCCTGACGCTGCGACTGGACGAGACGCTGGCCAGAACACTCCGGTTCCGTCGTGACCGGGTGCCGGGTTTCCGGGCGTACCAACGGCTGCGTAACGATCTCGTGGCGGCCGAGCGGGACAGGTTGCGGCTGAGCGAGTACAAGCCGAAGGTGATGAGCGCCTTCGTGCGCAACAGGTTGCTCGACGAGGTCTATCTGCCGTTGATCGGCGACAACCTCGCCAAGCAACTCGGCGCGACCGGCGATGCGCGGCGCACCGACCAATCCGGTCTGCTGCTGCTCATCTCCCCGCCCGGCTACGGCAAGACGACGCTCATGGAGTACGTCGCGAGCCGGCTCGGACTGGTGTTCGTCAAGGTGAACGGGCCGGCGCTCGGGCACGAGGTCACGTCGGTGGATCCGGCGGACGCGCCCAACGCGACGGCGCGGCAAGAGGTCGAAAAGATTTCGTTCGCGCTGGAGCAGGGCAACAATGTGCTGTTGTACCTGGACGACATCCAGCACACCTCGCCGGAACTGCTGCAGAAGTTCATCTCGCTGTGCGACGCGCAACGGCGGATGGAAGGCGTCTGGGAAGGCCGGACGCGGACCTATGACCTGCGGGGCAAGCGGTTCGCGGTCTGCATGGCGGGCAACCCCTATACCGAGCAGGGCAAGCGTTTCCGGATCCCGGACATGCTCGCCAACCGCGCGGACGTGTGGAACCTCGGCGATGTGCTGTCGGGCAAGGAAGACCTCTTCGCGTTGAGCTACATCGAGAACTCGCTCACCGCGAACACCGTCCTGGCCCCGTTGGTCTCGCGTGAACGGTCCGATGTGGACGTTCTCGTGCGGCTGGCCCGCGGTGACGGTTCGGTGCGGGCGGATCAGCTGAAGCACTCGTACTCGGCGACCGAACTGGAACAGATCCTCGCCGTCCTGCGGAAACTGATCAAGGTGCAGCGGATCGTCCTGACGAACAACCAGGCGTACATCGCTTCGGCCGCACAAGCGGACTCGTCCCGGGTCGAACCGCCGTTCCAGCTACAGGGCTCGTACCGGAACATGAACAAGCTCGCCGGCCGGATCGTGCCCGCGATGAACGACGCCGAACTGGAAGCGCTGATCGACGACCACTACGCCGGCGAAGCACAGACACTCACCTCGGGCGCCGAAGCGAACCTGCTGAAACTGGCCGAACTCCGCGGACGGCTGAGTTCCTCGGAGGCGAAGCGATGGGCGGACGTGAAGGCGGCGTACCTGCGCGCGCAAGCGCTGGGCGGGGACGACGAGGACCCGATGAGCCGTGCGGTCGGCGCGATGGGCCTGCTGGCCGACCGGGTCGGCGCGGTCGAGGCGGCTATCGAGCGCGCTTCGGAGCGGATGGTCGTGCGGGACGTGGTGTAG
- a CDS encoding heterodisulfide reductase-related iron-sulfur binding cluster has protein sequence MLVRLILGLLITVAGLAFAARRAVWLYKLIRSGQPDEKRSDVMAVRAKTHLAEVFGQRKLLKWSVPGLAHLFTFWGFVILGSVYVEAYGALFDHDFHIPLIGHWAVLGFLQDFIAVAVLVSLAVFAVIRIRQAPERKDRASRFFGSHTGGAWLILFMIFNVIWTMFLFRGASAAVGVFPYESGAWVSLGVGELLEPLGPSITEPLETVGLLLHIGVMLAFLSIVLYSKHLHIFLAPVNVTAKRLPDALGPLLPMESGGKPIDFEDPGEDDTFGRGKIEDFTWKGMLDFATCTECGRCQSQCPAWNTGKPLSPKLLIMDLRDHLFEKAPYILDDKEAPEERPLVGTKEDFGVIDPDVLWSCTTCGACVEQCPVDIEHVDHVVDMRRYQVMIESAFPSELGVLFKNLETKGNPWGQNNSDRLAWTKDLGFEVPIFDGELAGDVEYVYWVGCAGAFDDNARKTVRATAELLHLAGVKYTILGTDESCTGDPARRSGNEFLFQMLAQQTVETLNAVFEGREPGTRKIVTTCPHCLNTLGREYPQLDGHYEVLHHTQLLNRLVRAGRLTPVKPVDAGPVTYHDPCYLGRHNKVYEPPRELVGATGATLSEMPRHADRSLCCGAGGARMWMEEQIGKRINLERVDEALGTDAETIVTGCPFCRVMLNDGLVQRQSEKRGENVTVRDVSQLLLETVRERDRTATEI, from the coding sequence GTGCTCGTTCGTCTCATCCTCGGTCTGCTCATCACCGTCGCCGGTCTCGCTTTCGCCGCCCGCCGCGCCGTCTGGCTCTACAAGCTGATCCGCTCCGGTCAGCCGGACGAAAAGCGCTCCGACGTCATGGCCGTCCGCGCGAAAACGCATCTGGCCGAGGTCTTCGGGCAGCGCAAACTGCTCAAGTGGTCCGTCCCCGGGCTCGCGCATCTCTTCACGTTCTGGGGTTTCGTGATCCTCGGGTCCGTCTACGTCGAGGCGTACGGCGCCCTGTTCGACCACGACTTCCACATCCCGCTCATCGGGCACTGGGCGGTACTGGGCTTCCTTCAGGACTTCATCGCGGTCGCGGTGCTCGTCTCGCTGGCGGTCTTCGCGGTCATCCGGATCCGGCAGGCACCCGAACGGAAAGACCGGGCATCACGGTTCTTCGGGTCGCACACCGGCGGTGCCTGGCTGATCCTGTTCATGATCTTCAACGTGATCTGGACGATGTTCCTCTTCCGGGGCGCCTCGGCCGCGGTCGGCGTCTTCCCGTACGAGTCGGGCGCGTGGGTTTCCCTTGGCGTGGGCGAACTCCTGGAGCCGCTGGGCCCGTCGATCACCGAACCGCTGGAGACGGTCGGGCTGCTGCTGCACATCGGCGTGATGCTGGCGTTCCTGTCGATCGTGCTCTACTCCAAGCACCTCCACATCTTCCTGGCGCCGGTCAACGTCACGGCGAAGCGGCTTCCGGACGCGCTCGGCCCGTTGCTGCCGATGGAATCGGGCGGCAAGCCGATCGACTTCGAGGATCCGGGCGAGGACGACACGTTCGGCCGCGGCAAGATCGAGGACTTCACCTGGAAGGGCATGCTCGACTTCGCCACCTGCACCGAATGCGGCCGCTGCCAGTCGCAGTGCCCGGCCTGGAACACCGGGAAACCCTTGTCCCCCAAGCTGTTGATCATGGATCTGCGCGACCACCTCTTCGAGAAGGCGCCGTACATCCTGGACGACAAGGAAGCGCCCGAAGAACGTCCCCTGGTCGGCACCAAGGAGGACTTCGGCGTCATCGATCCGGACGTCCTCTGGTCGTGCACCACGTGCGGTGCCTGCGTCGAACAATGCCCGGTCGACATCGAGCACGTCGACCACGTCGTGGACATGCGCCGCTACCAGGTGATGATCGAGTCGGCCTTCCCGAGCGAACTCGGCGTGCTGTTCAAGAACCTCGAAACCAAGGGGAATCCCTGGGGCCAGAACAACTCCGATCGACTCGCGTGGACGAAGGACCTCGGCTTCGAAGTGCCGATCTTCGACGGCGAACTCGCCGGCGACGTCGAGTACGTCTACTGGGTCGGCTGCGCGGGCGCTTTCGACGACAACGCCCGCAAGACCGTCCGCGCCACCGCCGAACTGCTGCATCTCGCCGGGGTGAAGTACACGATCCTCGGCACCGACGAGTCCTGCACCGGCGACCCGGCGCGCCGCTCCGGCAACGAGTTCCTCTTCCAGATGCTCGCGCAGCAGACCGTCGAGACGCTGAACGCGGTGTTCGAGGGCCGCGAACCGGGCACCCGCAAGATCGTCACCACCTGCCCGCACTGTCTCAACACCCTCGGCCGCGAATACCCGCAACTGGACGGGCATTACGAGGTCCTGCACCACACGCAACTGCTGAACCGGCTCGTCCGCGCGGGCAGGCTGACGCCGGTCAAACCGGTCGACGCCGGCCCGGTGACCTACCACGACCCGTGTTACCTCGGCCGCCACAACAAGGTCTACGAGCCGCCGCGCGAACTCGTCGGCGCGACGGGCGCCACGCTCAGCGAGATGCCCCGGCACGCCGACCGCTCGCTCTGCTGCGGTGCCGGCGGCGCGCGAATGTGGATGGAAGAGCAGATCGGCAAGCGCATCAACCTCGAGCGCGTCGACGAAGCCCTCGGCACGGACGCCGAAACCATCGTCACCGGGTGCCCGTTCTGCCGCGTGATGCTGAACGACGGCCTCGTCCAGCGACAGAGCGAGAAGCGTGGTGAGAACGTCACCGTGCGTGATGTCTCCCAGCTGCTACTGGAGACCGTGCGGGAACGGGACCGGACGGCGACGGAGATTTAA